From a single Glycine soja cultivar W05 chromosome 19, ASM419377v2, whole genome shotgun sequence genomic region:
- the LOC114399139 gene encoding auxin-responsive protein SAUR32-like: MLGLNFKQVPQTYDEGQHEGRQAVSKEDIQIRKGCLKIKVGQGEEQQKVTVPVNYLKHPLFVQLLKEAEEEYGFSQKGTITIPCQVAEFKNVQHLIHTERSLHHHHHLVATCFKA; encoded by the coding sequence atgttgggCTTAAATTTCAAACAAGTTCCGCAGACATACGATGAAGGTCAGCACGAGGGAAGGCAAGCGGTGAGCAAAGAAGACATACAGATACGAAAAGGTTGCTTGAAAATCAAGGTGGGTCAAGGCGAAGAGCAGCAGAAAGTAACGGTGCCCGTGAATTACCTGAAGCACCCTCTCTTTGTTCAGCTTCTGAAGGAGGCAGAGGAAGAGTATGGTTTTTCACAGAAAGGAACCATAACTATCCCTTGCCAAGTGGCGGAATTTAAGAACGTTCAACACTTGATTCATACAGAGAGGtccctccaccaccaccatcacctcGTTGCCACCTGCTTCAAGGCTTGA
- the LOC114400576 gene encoding rho GTPase-activating protein 3-like yields the protein MTRLFRSKSCGLVEFNAAPPSPLFHDVKSEDEDNEEDEDEDEEEEEEEELDSDDDVSSNPVSTALMNPGSKVENKGWRGGHGCQSNQFAMLDILLAALKKSLVTCSVEREDISSLDISWPTEVRHVSHVTFDRFNGFLGLPSELELEVPKRVPSASAKVFGVSAKSMQCSYDERGNSVPTILLMMQKRLYSEGGLKAEGIFRINADNSQEEFVRDQLNRGLVPLGIDVHCLSGLIKAWFRELPTGVLDSLTPEQVMHCNTEEDCTNLMKLLPSTEAALLDWAINLMADVVEREQFNKMNARNVAMVFAPNMTQMADPLTALIHAVQVMNFLKTLILKTLRERDESIAKARQLSSLLDSPSCKGDSHPLEVNNKEESCEEETEETCSTKPPVKSKFSRTSTLGRIEWCIEEKLWRSEEKGNGVGELESVSDSSSPSRYENGPLENRYRGIYDSEHWVKLRNGVRRLCRHPVFQLSKPTKKRASLGIVNTREGGGEAWA from the exons ATGACTCGGCTATTTCGATCCAAATCTTGCGGACTGGTGGAGTTCAACGCTGCTCCGCCGAGTCCACTTTTCCATGATGTGAAAAGTGAGGACGAAGAcaatgaagaagatgaagatgaagatgaagaagaggaagaagaagaagaattggaCAGTGATGATGATGTTTCGAGCAACCCGGTTTCAACGGCGTTGATGAATCCAGGGTCAAAAGTGGAGAACAAAGGTTGGCGTGGTGGGCATGGTTGCCAATCTAACCAGTTTGCGATGTTGGATATTTTGTTGGCTGCGTTGAAGAAGTCGCTGGTGACTTGCAGTGTGGAGAGAGAGGATATTTCTTCGTTGGATATTAGCTGGCCCACAGAGGTGCGCCATGTCTCGCATGTTACCTTTGATAGGTTCAATGGCTTTCTCGGTTTGCCCTCTGAGCTCGAGCTTGAGGTTCCCAAGAGAGTCCCCAGTGCCAG TGCTAAGGTATTTGGAGTTTCTGCAAAGTCAATGCAGTGCTCTTATGATGAAAGGGGGAACAGTGTCCCAACGATTCTGCTGATGATGCAAAAGCGATTGTATTCAGAGGGTGGCCTTAAA GCGGAAGGAATATTCCGAATTAATGCTGATAATAGCCAAGAAGAATTTGTGCGTGATCAGCTAAACAGAGGTCTGGTACCACTTGGAATCGACGTTCATTGTTTATCTGGTTTAATAAAG GCTTGGTTTAGAGAGCTTCCAACGGGGGTACTTGATTCCCTCACCCCCGAACAGGTGATGCATTGCAACACAGAAGAGGATTGCACCAATCTTATGAAGTTGCTTCCTTCAACTGAAGCTGCATTGCTTGACTGGGCAATCAATTTGATGGCAGATGTTGTTGAGCGTGAACAGTTCAACAAAATGAATGCTCGCAATGTTGCCATGGTTTTTGCGCCCAACATGACACAG ATGGCGGACCCTTTGACTGCATTGATTCATGCAGTGCAAGTCATGAACTTCCTCAAGACATTGATTCTGAAGACCCTTCGAGAAAGAGATGAATCAATTGCCAAGGCAAGACAGCTGTCATCACTCTTAGATTCTCCCTCTTGCAAAGGTGATTCCCATCCTTTGGAAGTTAATAACAAGGAGGAATCTTGTGAAGAGGAAACTGAAGAGACCTGTAGCACAAAGCCACCTGTGAAAAGCAAGTTCTCAAGGACTTCTACCTTGGGAAGAATAGAATGGTGTATTGAAGAGAAACTTTGGAGATCTGAGGAAAAGGGAAATGGAGTTGGGGAATTGGAATCTGTTTCGGATAGTAGCTCACCTTCAAGGTATGAGAATGGTCCATTAGAGAATAGGTATAGAGGTATATATGACAGTGAACATTGGGTGAAATTGAGAAATGGAGTGCGCAGGCTGTGCAGACACCCTGTATTTCAATTGAGCAAGCCCACTAAGAAGCGTGCAAGTCTTGGTATTGTAAATACTAGGGAAGGAGGTGGAGAGGCTTGGGCCTAA
- the LOC114399302 gene encoding uncharacterized protein LOC114399302, which produces MWSCPKHATPFNKALVVIPSVSATTWRQRHGVSANAKQQGEKLGYTLLATLESNSTPIPKAAQEEGEISGSDVLWALQRASARKNKKKNKKEHRRDSSSVVTPTEETAVNYTNVRPLRINANWGSKLDEFDKRLRELSNTI; this is translated from the coding sequence ATGTGGTCTTGCCCAAAACACGCGACGCCGTTTAACAAGGCTCTTGTAGTTATTCCCTCCGTCTCAGCCACCACATGGCGACAGCGCCACGGCGTCTCCGCCAACGCTAAGCAACAAGGTGAGAAATTGGGTTACACCCTTTTGGCCACTCTCGAATCCAATTCGACTCCAATTCCGAAAGCAGCGCAAGAAGAAGGCGAGATTAGTGGGTCTGATGTACTTTGGGCACTGCAGAGAGCAAGTGCTCGtaagaacaagaagaagaataagaaggagCATCGGAGAGATTCATCCTCTGTGGTCACTCCCACCGAAGAAACTGCTGTGAACTACACCAATGTTCGCCCACTCCGCATAAACGCAAATTGGGGTTCTAAATTGGATGAGTTCGACAAACGCCTTCGTGAGCTTTCAAATACCATTTGA
- the LOC114400010 gene encoding heterogeneous nuclear ribonucleoprotein Q-like has product MSEGAEIDERVDLDEENYMEEMDDDVEEQIDDDGVDGVEEENAEGSFEEDEYEDSAAEAGGKDQLPEAEKSDIATEFGDDEQKLSFIDEDEKEKHDELLALPPHGSEVFIGGLPRDVCEDDLRELCEPMGDILEVRLMKDRDTGENKGYAFVAFKTKEVAQKAIEEIHSKEFKGKTLRCSLSETKHRLFIGNVPKTWTEDDFRKVVEGVGPGVETIELIKDPQNPSRNRGFAFVLYYNNACADYSRQKMASSSFKLDGNTPTVTWADPKNSPDHSASSQVKALYVKNIPENVTTEQLKELFRRHGEVTKVVMPPGKAGGKRDFGFIHYAERSSALKAVKDTEKYEIDGQMLEVVLAKPQADKKPDGGYAYNPGLHPNHIPHPAYGNFSGNPYGSLGAGYGVAAGYQQPMIYGRGPMPAGMQMVPMVLPDGRIGYVLQQPGVQVPATRPRRIDRSNGPSGQPGRGGGGGSGNDEGNRSRRYRPY; this is encoded by the exons ATGTCAGAAGGTGCAGAAATTGATGAGCGTGTGGACCTTGATGAGGAAAATTATATGGAAGAGATGGATGATGATGTTGAAGAACAAATAGACGATGATGGAGTGGATGgagttgaagaagaaaatgCTGAAGGTAGTTttgaagaagatgaatatgAGGACTCAGCTGCTGAGGCTGGTGGGAAAGACCAGTTGCCTGAAGCAGAAAAAAGTGACATTGCTACTGAATTTGGGGATGATGAGCAAAAATTGTCTTTCATTGATGAAGATGAGAAAGAGAAGCATGATGAACTTCTTGCCCTTCCACCTCATGGTTCTGAAGTctttattggtggacttcctCGGGATGTATGTGAAGATGATTTAAGGGAATTGTGCGAGCCCATGGGTGATATTCTTGAG GTGCGATTAATGAAAGACAGGGACACTGGAGAAAACAAGGGTTATgcctttgtggcttttaaaacaaaagaggTAGCGCAAAAGGCTATTGAGGAGATACACAGCAAGGAATTTAAG GGGAAAACTTTGAGGTGTTCACTTTCTGAAACCAAACACAGATTATTCATTGGTAATGTTCCAAAAACTTGGACTGAAGATGATTTTAGGAAAGTTGTTGAAGGTGTTGGTCCTGGGGTTGAAACCATTGAGCTCATAAAG GACCCTCAAAATCCTAGTAGGAACCGTGGGTTTGCGTTTGTTTTGTATTACAATAATGCATGTGCTGATTATTCGCGGCAAAAGATGGCAAGTTCTAGCTTTAAGCTGGATGGCAACACCCCGACTGTCACATGGGCAGATCCAAAGAACTCACCTGACCATTCTGCTTCTTCACAG GTTAAAGCTCTATACGTCAAAAACATTCCCGAGAATGTTACCACTGAACAATTGAAGGAACTATTCCGCCGTCATGGAGAAGTAACAAAAGTGGTCATGCCACCTGGCAAAGCTGGAGGGAAACGTGATTTTGGTTTCATTCATTATGCAGAGAGGTCAAGTGCATTGAAAGCTGTAAAAGATACAGAGAAATATGAAATTGATG GCCAAATGCTTGAAGTTGTTCTTGCTAAGCCTCAAGCTGATAAAAAACCTGATGGAGGTTATGCCTACAATCCTGGACTTCATCCAAACCATATTCCACATCCTGCATATGGTAACTTTTCTGGAAATCCTTATGGCTCTTTAGGGGCTGGATATGGTGTTGCTGCTGGTTATCAACAG CCAATGATATATGGTAGGGGTCCAATGCCAGCAGGAATGCAAATGGTTCCAATGGTGTTACCAGACGGTCGAATTGGCTATGTTCT TCAACAACCTGGTGTACAAGTGCCAGCAACCCGACCCCGCAGAATTGATCGGAGCAATGGTCCAAGTGGGCAGCCAGGgcgaggaggaggaggaggtagTGGCAATGATGAAGGCAATCGTAGTAGAAGGTATCGACCCTATTAG